From the Ferrigenium kumadai genome, one window contains:
- the cobU gene encoding bifunctional adenosylcobinamide kinase/adenosylcobinamide-phosphate guanylyltransferase, producing MKELILGGMRSGKSRLAEQHAQATNLPVTYVATATAQDDEMRQRIAHHQSQRPDHWLLVEEPIALAASLQRHAVDGHCILLDCLTLWLTNLLCLDDEARLRQEVDALLDALPKLPGTVILVSNETGMGVVPLGELTRRYCDEAGRLHQAVAARCDKVVMTVAGLPLVLKG from the coding sequence ATGAAGGAACTCATTTTGGGCGGCATGCGTTCCGGCAAGAGCCGTCTCGCCGAGCAGCATGCGCAAGCGACGAACCTGCCGGTCACCTATGTCGCCACCGCCACGGCGCAGGACGACGAGATGCGGCAGCGCATCGCGCATCATCAGTCGCAGCGTCCCGATCACTGGCTGCTGGTGGAAGAACCCATTGCACTCGCCGCTTCCTTGCAGCGCCATGCCGTGGATGGACACTGCATATTGCTGGATTGTCTGACGCTGTGGCTGACAAATCTATTGTGCCTGGATGATGAGGCACGGCTGCGGCAGGAAGTGGACGCACTGTTGGATGCGCTGCCGAAACTGCCGGGGACGGTCATTCTGGTGAGCAACGAGACTGGCATGGGCGTGGTGCCGTTGGGCGAACTGACGAGGCGCTATTGCGACGAGGCCGGCCGGCTGCATCAGGCCGTCGCTGCACGATGCGACAAAGTGGTTATGACGGTGGCGGGCTTGCCGCTGGTTTTGAAAGGGTAG
- a CDS encoding adenylate/guanylate cyclase domain-containing protein — protein MKEDPSKEAVRRLQALILRETGAPLNPSTNAEMASIVQSACGAVGEQIREAEPERSFVQREVTILLADLRGFTAITATLPAGAVIPLLNRCLGRMNEIVSRHQGVIDKFMGDSIMVLFGVPDKRPDDVQRALACAVEMQLAMVEINNQDHQEGMPELSMGIGINTGNVTAGKIGSDFYSEYTVIGNEVNLTSRIEAFSLRGQILISEPTFDRCRDFITVSEAMEVFVKGKAQSVRLRELYAIPSLNLEVPRMRKETRHSRRLEVRLPCSFRLIQNKVVMPKIYSATIRDIGYFGVLMETDQLLKAYDDIKLEFDLPLVDFKASDIYGKVVELEHDKSGHLAGIEFTSISHETNMKLQLYVQLLVMASE, from the coding sequence ATGAAAGAAGACCCTAGCAAAGAGGCAGTGCGGCGTCTCCAGGCATTGATCCTTCGCGAGACCGGTGCACCACTCAACCCCTCGACCAATGCCGAGATGGCCTCTATCGTCCAGAGTGCATGCGGCGCTGTCGGCGAACAAATCAGAGAGGCCGAGCCGGAGCGTTCCTTCGTGCAGCGCGAGGTCACTATCCTGCTCGCCGATCTGAGGGGCTTTACCGCCATCACTGCCACGCTTCCCGCGGGAGCCGTGATTCCACTGCTCAATCGCTGTCTGGGGCGCATGAACGAAATAGTCTCCCGTCATCAGGGTGTCATCGACAAGTTCATGGGCGATTCCATCATGGTGCTGTTCGGCGTGCCGGACAAGCGACCGGATGATGTGCAACGTGCACTGGCTTGCGCTGTCGAGATGCAACTCGCGATGGTGGAGATCAACAATCAGGACCACCAGGAAGGCATGCCGGAGCTATCCATGGGCATCGGCATCAATACCGGCAACGTCACGGCCGGGAAGATCGGATCGGACTTCTACTCCGAATATACGGTGATCGGCAATGAAGTGAACCTGACCTCGCGTATCGAAGCCTTCAGTCTGCGCGGCCAGATCCTGATCAGTGAACCCACCTTTGATCGCTGCCGTGATTTCATCACGGTCAGCGAAGCGATGGAGGTATTCGTCAAGGGCAAGGCGCAATCCGTCAGATTGCGCGAGTTGTATGCGATACCCTCATTGAATCTCGAAGTGCCGCGAATGCGAAAGGAGACCCGCCATAGCCGACGCCTGGAAGTCCGGCTGCCCTGCTCTTTCAGGCTCATTCAAAACAAGGTGGTGATGCCGAAGATATACAGCGCCACCATCCGCGACATCGGCTATTTCGGCGTGTTGATGGAAACCGATCAGCTGCTCAAGGCATACGATGATATAAAACTCGAATTCGATCTTCCTCTGGTCGATTTCAAGGCATCCGACATCTACGGGAAAGTGGTCGAATTGGAACACGACAAAAGCGGCCATCTCGCAGGCATCGAATTCACCTCCATCAGCCACGAGACCAACATGAAACTCCAGCTGTACGTGCAGTTGCTGGTGATGGCATCGGAATAG
- the cobT gene encoding nicotinate-nucleotide--dimethylbenzimidazole phosphoribosyltransferase — translation METRTDWLRQAIKPLDEAARAAAQARQQQLTKPPGALGRLEGLAIQFAAMQGSEKPQVEGVFIGVFAGDHGIAQEGVSAFPQAVTAEMVKNFARGGAAISVLAKQLSAKLEVVNLGTAFETGDLPSVLQCNLGKGTANFAQQPAMTESQLEAALQAGRDSADRAQQAGAQLYIGGEMGIANTTSAAALACALLGLSPQQLAGPGTGLDHAGVQHKAQVIARVLALHASHLNEPREVLRRLGGFEIAALTGAFIGSAQQGIPVLVDGYIASAAALIAVRINPGVADWLLFAHHSAEPGHTLLLEALHAEPLLNLGMRLGEGSGAAVAVPLIRLACALHSGMATFAEAGVSEKI, via the coding sequence ATGGAAACGAGGACGGATTGGCTGCGACAGGCCATCAAACCATTGGATGAAGCCGCGCGCGCTGCCGCGCAAGCGCGCCAGCAGCAGCTGACCAAGCCGCCCGGCGCGCTGGGCAGGCTGGAAGGACTGGCGATCCAGTTCGCTGCGATGCAGGGAAGCGAGAAGCCGCAGGTTGAAGGCGTATTCATCGGCGTGTTCGCCGGCGACCACGGCATCGCGCAGGAAGGCGTGTCGGCCTTCCCGCAGGCGGTGACGGCGGAGATGGTGAAGAACTTCGCGCGCGGTGGAGCGGCGATCAGTGTGCTGGCGAAACAACTCAGCGCGAAACTGGAAGTAGTGAACCTCGGTACCGCATTCGAAACCGGCGACCTGCCCAGTGTGCTGCAATGCAACCTCGGCAAGGGCACAGCCAACTTCGCACAACAACCTGCGATGACAGAAAGCCAGCTGGAAGCGGCGCTGCAGGCTGGACGCGACAGTGCGGATAGGGCGCAACAGGCGGGCGCGCAACTGTATATCGGCGGGGAAATGGGCATCGCCAACACCACCTCAGCGGCCGCGCTCGCCTGCGCCCTGCTGGGCCTGTCGCCGCAGCAACTCGCCGGTCCCGGCACCGGCCTCGATCATGCCGGTGTGCAGCACAAGGCGCAAGTCATCGCGCGTGTGCTGGCGTTGCATGCGTCGCACCTGAATGAGCCGAGGGAAGTGCTGCGCCGCCTCGGCGGCTTTGAGATCGCCGCGCTCACCGGTGCCTTCATCGGCAGCGCGCAGCAAGGTATCCCCGTGCTGGTTGACGGCTATATCGCCAGCGCCGCGGCACTCATTGCCGTGCGCATCAATCCCGGCGTGGCGGACTGGCTGCTGTTCGCGCACCACTCCGCCGAGCCCGGACACACGCTGCTGCTAGAGGCATTGCACGCGGAGCCGCTGCTGAATCTGGGCATGCGCCTGGGCGAGGGCAGCGGTGCGGCGGTGGCCGTGCCGCTCATCCGGCTGGCCTGCGCGTTGCACAGCGGTATGGCGACGTTCGCCGAGGCGGGGGTGTCGGAGAAGATTTGA